The following proteins are encoded in a genomic region of Corynebacterium atypicum:
- a CDS encoding DUF4192 family protein, whose translation MTQDTITTPGQLIANVPGLLGFYPTDSLILMAFATGPTTLTLGPMLRADLEAMTSVAAAHCALGSLDADGRVIIGVIVQDGRPELVDAATDALFEATRAYQYPVLGVWWVPEIAAGA comes from the coding sequence ATGACACAAGACACGATTACAACTCCCGGCCAGCTGATTGCTAACGTCCCGGGACTTCTCGGCTTCTATCCCACAGACTCGCTGATCCTGATGGCCTTCGCCACCGGGCCGACAACCCTCACGCTCGGCCCCATGCTGCGCGCGGACCTCGAGGCCATGACCAGCGTTGCCGCCGCGCACTGCGCACTGGGCTCACTTGACGCAGACGGCCGCGTCATCATCGGGGTCATCGTCCAGGACGGCCGCCCCGAGCTTGTCGACGCCGCCACAGACGCGCTCTTCGAAGCCACGCGCGCCTACCAGTACCCGGTGCTGGGGGTCTGGTGGGTGCCAGAAATCGCCGCGGGTGCCTAG